From Aliarcobacter butzleri, the proteins below share one genomic window:
- a CDS encoding TonB-dependent siderophore receptor, with product MNLFKKSLLSPAVALLICSNIYADNISYSIEKQSLKDAIEKISKKANKPYIASGEIFDGKTSNAIKDITGTQNALDEVLKNSGLEAVLEDGAIIIKKLPVIGQGTVLEPISVNEKSLNTTEGTGSYTTERMNTATKLNLSQRDTPQSVSVMTRQQIEDFGYTTLDDAMQNMTGIVLEKGYDAGDSARFNARGFEISNIMLDGIPTSTESNGTYNANNDSLDIYDRVEVVRGATGLTTGTGTPSATVNLVRKKPTKETKGNASISYGSYDNYRGTFDVGGALNEDKTIRARTVITAQDRDMFYDNAEQKNYQFYSVVEADINDNLMATLGFHYRKVDNTGGYAYLPTNEDGSFLDISRKTNLSNDFDYWKQTDKTVFSELEYNFNNDWKAKLAGNWKRPEQDILFSTLSRISGDLYQGTQGYKLDNKQDSYDVSLSGPYSLFGRNHELMLGTDYRKFENRNWGGWAPYEWTSNGPLVDPYNWNSSSVSKPYIDMNKWKYDFDLTQKSTYLATRLNLTDSLNFILGSRLSWYENENLGTNTTYKATAEVVPYAGIVYDIDDNHSIYTSWTQIFQPQSSKDKSGNLLEPITGTNYEAGIKGEYFDGALNANIATFLIKQENRAVNDLEGPNPCPGSVSGFCKRASGEVESKGFETEISGAVTDNWQLIAGYTYVKTEYTKDADSNNIGKIFDATLPKHQLKLSTTYRLPAEFNKWIVGANIYAQNDIKSNDFDKIKQSGYYTLGVNTKYQYSKNLDVLLNVYNLFDKEYYQTLGWDTGGNAIGTPRTFLLSMNMKF from the coding sequence ATGAATTTATTTAAGAAAAGTTTATTAAGCCCAGCTGTTGCTTTACTTATTTGCTCAAATATTTATGCAGATAATATAAGCTATTCAATAGAAAAACAATCTTTAAAAGACGCTATTGAAAAAATATCTAAAAAAGCAAATAAACCATATATTGCAAGTGGTGAAATCTTTGATGGAAAAACTTCAAATGCTATCAAAGATATAACAGGTACACAAAATGCCTTAGATGAGGTACTAAAAAATAGTGGATTAGAAGCTGTACTTGAAGATGGTGCTATTATCATAAAAAAATTGCCTGTTATAGGACAAGGTACAGTTTTAGAGCCAATTTCTGTTAATGAAAAATCATTAAATACCACAGAAGGTACAGGTTCATATACAACAGAACGAATGAATACAGCAACAAAGTTAAATCTCTCACAAAGAGACACTCCACAATCAGTTAGTGTTATGACTAGACAACAAATAGAAGATTTTGGATATACAACACTCGATGATGCTATGCAAAATATGACAGGTATAGTATTAGAAAAAGGTTATGATGCTGGAGATTCTGCAAGATTTAATGCTAGAGGGTTTGAAATATCAAATATTATGTTAGATGGAATACCTACAAGCACAGAATCAAATGGAACTTATAATGCAAATAATGATTCTTTAGATATTTATGATAGAGTTGAAGTAGTACGTGGAGCAACAGGACTAACTACAGGTACAGGAACACCATCTGCAACAGTAAACCTAGTTAGAAAAAAACCAACAAAAGAGACAAAAGGGAATGCTAGTATAAGTTATGGTAGTTATGATAATTATCGAGGAACTTTTGATGTTGGTGGAGCTTTAAATGAAGATAAAACTATAAGAGCAAGAACTGTAATAACAGCTCAAGATAGGGATATGTTTTATGATAATGCAGAACAAAAAAATTATCAATTTTATAGTGTTGTAGAAGCAGATATAAATGATAATCTTATGGCAACTTTAGGATTCCATTATAGAAAAGTTGATAATACAGGTGGTTATGCATACTTACCAACAAATGAAGATGGTAGTTTTTTAGATATTAGTAGAAAAACAAACTTATCAAATGACTTTGATTATTGGAAACAAACAGATAAAACAGTTTTTTCAGAATTAGAATATAACTTTAATAATGATTGGAAAGCAAAACTAGCAGGAAATTGGAAAAGACCAGAACAAGATATTTTGTTTTCAACTTTAAGTAGAATTTCTGGAGATTTGTATCAAGGTACACAAGGATATAAACTTGATAATAAACAAGATTCTTATGATGTATCATTAAGTGGACCATACTCTTTATTTGGAAGAAATCATGAATTAATGCTTGGTACAGATTATAGAAAATTTGAAAATAGAAACTGGGGAGGTTGGGCTCCTTATGAATGGACAAGTAATGGTCCTTTAGTTGATCCATATAATTGGAACTCTTCTTCTGTGTCAAAACCATATATTGATATGAACAAATGGAAATATGACTTCGACCTAACTCAAAAAAGTACATATCTAGCAACTAGATTGAATTTAACTGATTCTTTAAATTTTATTTTAGGTTCAAGATTGAGTTGGTATGAAAATGAAAATTTGGGAACAAATACTACATATAAAGCAACAGCTGAAGTTGTTCCTTATGCTGGAATTGTTTATGATATAGATGATAATCACTCTATTTATACAAGTTGGACACAGATTTTCCAACCACAAAGTAGTAAAGATAAAAGTGGAAATTTATTAGAACCAATTACTGGAACAAATTATGAAGCTGGTATAAAAGGTGAGTATTTTGATGGGGCATTAAATGCAAATATAGCAACATTTTTAATTAAACAAGAAAATAGAGCAGTTAATGATTTAGAAGGACCAAATCCTTGTCCTGGAAGTGTTTCAGGATTTTGTAAAAGAGCTTCTGGAGAAGTTGAAAGTAAAGGTTTTGAAACAGAAATTAGTGGAGCTGTTACTGATAATTGGCAGTTAATTGCTGGATATACTTATGTAAAAACAGAATATACAAAAGATGCTGATAGCAATAATATAGGTAAGATTTTTGATGCTACTTTACCAAAGCATCAATTGAAACTTTCAACTACGTATAGATTACCTGCTGAGTTTAATAAATGGATAGTTGGAGCAAATATTTATGCTCAAAATGATATAAAATCAAATGATTTTGATAAGATAAAACAAAGTGGATATTACACTCTTGGGGTTAATACAAAATATCAATATAGTAAAAATCTTGATGTATTATTGAATGTATATAATTTATTTGATAAAGAATATTATCAAACTTTAGGTTGGGATACTGGTGGAAATGCAATAGGAACTCCTAGAACATTTTTGTTATCTATGAATATGAAATTTTAA
- a CDS encoding FecR family protein — MNIETKIKEEATYWLILEKEGLNNEQKENLNLWLKDDNNKKAYNRIKFVHQMSKSLSKENSQILTQEIHNKISKKKLSSRIKHFSSAAAILLIFCFFAFKVYEYNFKVQFSQNLMTDKSSLSRELPDGSIIFVDAKTNLNIEYFNGKREVNLINGRAMFEVAKDENKPFIIKSKDINIEVVGTKFEVIHKEDTTTINVENGVVKTYYSKYFFDKKNQAILTKAQSLTYSNEIGAISQIKIIEPEKIALWRENKILFDKTTLKEALEEFSKYSDISVLFLSKELENYSITGEFSSTQLDIFIKTISKIYPIKIEKNEKELRVSKR, encoded by the coding sequence GTGAATATTGAAACTAAAATCAAAGAAGAAGCAACATATTGGCTAATACTTGAAAAAGAGGGCTTAAATAATGAACAAAAAGAGAACTTAAATCTTTGGTTAAAAGATGATAATAATAAAAAAGCATATAATAGAATAAAATTTGTACATCAAATGTCAAAATCTTTATCAAAAGAAAATAGCCAAATTCTAACACAAGAAATACACAATAAAATAAGCAAAAAAAAGCTTTCAAGTAGAATAAAACATTTTTCAAGTGCAGCTGCGATTTTACTAATATTCTGTTTTTTTGCTTTTAAAGTTTATGAATATAACTTTAAAGTTCAGTTTTCACAAAATTTGATGACAGATAAAAGTAGCTTAAGTAGAGAACTTCCTGATGGTTCGATTATCTTTGTAGATGCAAAAACAAATCTAAATATAGAGTATTTTAATGGAAAAAGAGAAGTAAATCTAATAAATGGACGAGCTATGTTTGAAGTAGCAAAAGATGAAAATAAACCATTTATCATAAAAAGTAAAGATATAAATATAGAAGTGGTTGGAACAAAGTTTGAAGTTATACATAAAGAAGATACGACTACAATAAATGTAGAAAATGGTGTAGTAAAAACTTACTACTCTAAATATTTTTTTGATAAAAAAAATCAAGCTATTTTGACAAAAGCTCAAAGTTTGACTTACTCAAATGAAATAGGTGCTATAAGTCAAATAAAAATTATTGAACCAGAAAAGATAGCTCTTTGGAGAGAAAATAAAATCTTATTTGATAAAACAACTCTAAAAGAGGCTTTGGAAGAGTTTTCAAAATATAGTGATATTTCAGTTTTATTTTTATCAAAAGAGTTAGAAAACTACTCTATAACTGGTGAATTTTCATCAACTCAACTTGATATATTTATAAAAACTATCTCAAAAATATATCCAATAAAAATAGAAAAAAATGAAAAAGAGTTAAGAGTTTCAAAAAGATAA
- a CDS encoding type II toxin-antitoxin system HicB family antitoxin, giving the protein MSNIIEYNGYIGTIEYSQEDKCFFGKIDMINDLITFEAQNATELEENFKNAVDEYVQTCKQLNREPQKAFKGVFNVRTGSELHRLAVLNATKIGVSLNTYIKSLIEKDNKLSLN; this is encoded by the coding sequence ATGTCAAATATCATCGAATATAACGGATATATAGGTACTATAGAGTATTCTCAAGAGGATAAATGTTTTTTTGGAAAAATTGATATGATAAATGATTTAATAACATTTGAAGCCCAAAATGCTACAGAACTGGAAGAAAATTTTAAAAATGCAGTTGATGAATATGTACAAACATGTAAACAACTAAATAGAGAACCACAAAAAGCATTTAAAGGTGTTTTTAATGTACGAACAGGAAGTGAACTTCATAGACTCGCTGTATTAAATGCTACTAAAATTGGGGTTTCTTTGAATACTTATATCAAAAGTTTAATAGAAAAAGATAATAAACTATCTTTAAATTAG
- a CDS encoding type II toxin-antitoxin system HicA family toxin: MSKKDKLLIKFLEIPPRKDLTFKELSTLLISLGFEKIEGAGSAVKFYNKEKDLLINLHKPHPSDILKVYLIKQI, from the coding sequence ATGAGTAAAAAAGATAAACTATTAATAAAATTTTTGGAAATTCCTCCAAGGAAAGATTTAACTTTTAAAGAACTAAGTACTTTACTTATATCTTTAGGTTTTGAGAAAATCGAAGGAGCTGGTTCTGCTGTAAAGTTTTACAATAAAGAAAAAGATTTATTAATAAATCTTCATAAACCACATCCAAGTGATATTTTAAAAGTTTATCTAATAAAACAAATTTAA
- a CDS encoding agmatinase family protein yields MSYRTLEEEIKVLELGLPPQEGDGFIGGRLDPKEASLVLVPVPWEATVSFGQGTANAPDAIRTSSHQLDVENYHYIKPYTAGIAMLETDKSLHKLSNKARKKALKVIEALEDGNTNEKALKYVNEASATLNSSVYEKSLEQIKKGKFVAVVGGDHSCPLGLIKALSDTQKESFGILHVDAHHDLREAYEGFTYSHASIFYNVMKECEKVSNLVQVGIRDYSKEEATRMINYGSKGACLYDTLMQSELASGKSLEEVFAPYINQLPQNVYLSIDIDGLEPLNCPNTGTPVPGGLRYGELEHLIFMVVKAGKNIIGFDLCEVGDSADGWDANVGSRVLYQLCGALLASQGKIEYK; encoded by the coding sequence ATGTCTTATAGAACTTTAGAAGAAGAGATAAAAGTATTAGAACTAGGTCTTCCTCCACAAGAAGGTGATGGATTTATCGGTGGAAGATTAGACCCAAAGGAAGCTAGTTTAGTTTTAGTTCCTGTTCCTTGGGAAGCTACTGTTTCATTTGGACAAGGAACTGCAAATGCTCCTGATGCAATCAGAACTTCAAGCCATCAATTAGATGTAGAAAACTATCACTATATCAAACCATATACTGCTGGTATTGCTATGCTTGAGACTGATAAAAGTTTACATAAACTTAGCAACAAAGCAAGAAAAAAAGCTTTAAAAGTTATTGAAGCTCTTGAAGATGGAAATACAAATGAAAAAGCATTAAAATATGTAAATGAAGCTTCAGCTACTCTAAACTCATCAGTTTATGAAAAATCTCTTGAACAAATAAAAAAAGGGAAATTTGTAGCAGTTGTTGGAGGTGATCACTCTTGTCCTCTTGGACTTATCAAAGCTTTAAGTGATACTCAAAAAGAGTCTTTTGGGATTTTACATGTTGATGCTCACCACGATTTAAGAGAAGCTTATGAAGGTTTTACTTACTCTCACGCTTCAATTTTTTATAACGTTATGAAAGAATGTGAAAAAGTTTCAAATCTAGTTCAAGTTGGTATTCGTGATTATAGTAAAGAAGAAGCAACTAGAATGATTAATTATGGTTCAAAAGGTGCCTGTTTATATGATACTTTAATGCAATCAGAACTTGCTAGTGGAAAATCGCTTGAAGAGGTTTTTGCACCATATATAAATCAACTTCCACAAAATGTTTATTTATCAATAGATATTGATGGATTAGAGCCATTAAACTGTCCAAATACAGGAACTCCAGTTCCAGGAGGATTAAGATATGGAGAGCTTGAGCATCTAATATTTATGGTTGTAAAAGCTGGTAAAAATATCATAGGATTTGACCTTTGTGAAGTTGGCGATAGTGCTGATGGTTGGGATGCAAATGTTGGCTCAAGAGTTTTATACCAATTATGTGGTGCATTACTTGCAAGTCAAGGGAAAATAGAATACAAATAA
- a CDS encoding 2-isopropylmalate synthase gives MSFKKYQQYPIVKNFKREWADKTITHAPIYCSVDLRDGNQALINPLTVEQKLEYFKALVKMGFKQIEVSYPSASDTDFNFTRKLIEEDLVPDDVAIQILIPAKKEWIKKSVEAMKDVKNGIFHLYNPTNEFQRRVVFQKSDDEIIQMAIEAMQYLVELTKDFKGKVTYQYSPESFSQTDLEFAVKICNEVINVVKPTKQNKMIINLPNTLEACTANIYADRIEWMCKNLHNREALIISVHPHNDRGTSVSSAELAVLAGADKVEGTLFGNGERAGNLDIINFAFNIYSQGIDPKLDLSIIDEVKAMYEEKTQLFVHPRHPFVGDMIFTAFSGGHQDAIKKGIDFYRQTNSQSWNVPYLPIDPKDIKRGYEKVIRVNSQSGKGGASFIISEFLGVNMSKNEAIKFGLVIKEESDRLKRELEKEEIIELYKKLNS, from the coding sequence ATGAGTTTCAAAAAATATCAACAATATCCAATTGTCAAAAATTTTAAAAGAGAGTGGGCAGATAAAACTATAACACACGCACCAATTTATTGTAGTGTAGATTTAAGAGATGGAAATCAAGCTTTGATAAATCCTTTAACTGTTGAGCAAAAATTGGAGTATTTTAAAGCTTTAGTAAAAATGGGCTTTAAACAAATAGAGGTTAGTTATCCAAGTGCTAGTGATACAGATTTTAACTTTACTAGAAAATTAATCGAAGAGGATTTAGTGCCAGATGATGTGGCTATTCAGATTTTAATTCCTGCAAAAAAAGAGTGGATTAAAAAAAGTGTAGAAGCTATGAAAGATGTAAAAAATGGAATCTTTCATTTATACAATCCAACGAATGAGTTTCAAAGAAGAGTTGTTTTTCAAAAAAGCGATGATGAGATAATACAAATGGCTATTGAAGCTATGCAATATTTAGTTGAACTTACAAAAGATTTTAAAGGAAAAGTAACTTATCAATATTCACCAGAGAGTTTTTCTCAAACAGATTTAGAGTTTGCTGTAAAGATTTGTAATGAAGTTATAAATGTGGTAAAACCAACAAAACAAAATAAGATGATAATAAACTTACCAAATACTCTTGAGGCTTGTACAGCAAATATTTATGCAGATAGAATAGAGTGGATGTGTAAAAATTTACACAATCGTGAAGCTTTGATTATTAGTGTTCATCCACACAATGACAGGGGAACTTCTGTATCAAGTGCAGAGTTAGCTGTACTTGCAGGGGCAGATAAGGTTGAGGGAACATTGTTTGGAAATGGTGAAAGAGCAGGGAACTTAGACATAATAAATTTTGCTTTTAATATCTATTCGCAAGGAATTGACCCAAAACTTGATTTATCAATAATTGATGAGGTAAAAGCTATGTATGAAGAAAAAACACAACTTTTTGTGCATCCAAGACATCCATTTGTTGGTGATATGATATTTACTGCTTTTAGTGGTGGACATCAAGATGCTATCAAAAAAGGAATAGATTTTTATAGACAAACAAATAGCCAAAGTTGGAATGTGCCATATTTACCAATTGACCCAAAAGATATAAAAAGAGGATATGAAAAAGTAATACGTGTAAACTCTCAATCAGGAAAAGGTGGAGCAAGTTTTATAATAAGTGAATTCTTAGGCGTAAATATGAGTAAAAATGAAGCTATAAAATTTGGTTTAGTTATAAAAGAAGAATCTGATAGATTAAAAAGAGAGTTAGAAAAAGAAGAAATAATCGAACTATATAAAAAGTTAAATAGTTAA
- a CDS encoding RNA polymerase sigma factor, whose translation MLRYYDELLYYAQKLVGDKEKAKDIIQEAYIRVLESKDKYEIENQRAYLYKIAKNIVVKEALENQKIQTTLFEENLHFGPACEQPEEIIFQEDQEKIFMQIIEELPQRAKEAYILHTIEGYSRKEIGNMLDITSNAVEKLIKRASLKVEEELAKRGF comes from the coding sequence ATGTTGAGATATTATGATGAACTTTTGTATTATGCTCAAAAGTTAGTTGGAGATAAAGAAAAAGCCAAAGATATTATTCAAGAAGCATACATTAGAGTTCTTGAATCAAAAGACAAATATGAAATTGAAAACCAAAGAGCATATTTATATAAAATAGCAAAAAATATAGTTGTTAAAGAGGCTTTAGAAAATCAAAAAATACAAACTACACTATTTGAAGAAAACTTACATTTTGGACCAGCGTGTGAACAACCAGAAGAGATAATATTTCAAGAAGACCAAGAAAAGATTTTTATGCAGATTATAGAAGAACTACCACAAAGAGCAAAAGAAGCTTATATTTTACATACTATTGAAGGATATAGTAGAAAAGAGATAGGAAATATGCTTGATATAACTTCAAATGCAGTGGAAAAACTTATAAAAAGAGCATCTTTAAAAGTAGAAGAAGAATTAGCAAAGAGAGGATTTTAA
- a CDS encoding class I SAM-dependent methyltransferase: protein MKDIRFKYQTIEFGEDDIHLRTLRDKQQFSDEEKKAEKLGISSATWPLFGIVWPSSEVLANFIYDYDFENKRILEVGCGIGLSSLVLNRLNADITATDYHPEAENFLDINTQLNQDDEIPFVRTSWSDEFTEELGKFDLIIGSDLLYERNHAELLSAFINAHANPKCKVILVNPNRGHQGKFTSKMEEYGFSCISFEPTNTDYLDEPYKGKIFKYTRNL, encoded by the coding sequence ATGAAAGATATTAGATTTAAATATCAAACCATAGAGTTTGGGGAAGATGATATACATCTAAGGACACTAAGAGATAAACAACAATTTAGTGATGAAGAAAAAAAAGCTGAAAAACTAGGAATTTCAAGTGCGACTTGGCCTTTGTTTGGAATTGTTTGGCCTTCTAGTGAAGTTTTGGCAAATTTTATATATGACTATGACTTTGAAAATAAAAGAATTTTAGAAGTTGGTTGTGGAATAGGACTTTCAAGTTTGGTTCTAAATCGACTAAATGCTGATATAACTGCAACAGATTATCATCCTGAAGCAGAAAACTTTTTAGATATAAATACTCAATTAAATCAAGATGATGAAATACCCTTTGTAAGAACTAGTTGGAGTGATGAATTTACAGAAGAACTAGGAAAGTTTGACCTTATAATAGGTAGTGATTTACTATATGAAAGAAATCATGCTGAACTATTATCAGCTTTTATAAATGCTCATGCAAATCCAAAATGTAAAGTTATTTTAGTTAATCCAAATAGAGGACATCAAGGAAAATTTACAAGCAAAATGGAAGAATATGGTTTTTCTTGTATATCTTTTGAGCCTACAAATACAGATTATTTGGATGAACCGTATAAAGGAAAAATTTTTAAATATACTAGAAATCTTTAA